Below is a window of Caballeronia insecticola DNA.
GCGCACGACGCTGCGCCAGAGATCGACGACTCCGTCGCCGCGCTGCGGAACTGGCGTCAAGGTGGGGCGCATGTTGTATGAAAGCATGTTATATCCCTAACAAAGAAATGAAGACCAAGGACGTCAGTGGCGACTGGCCATCGTCGGCAAAAGCATTAAGTCATCCGAATCGAAACATGAAGAGAGGCGCGTCTTCCCCGTACGCGCCCCTCCCCCTCCCCGCACTCACCGCACTAACCACATCACTGCAAACACTGCAATCACTGCACTTTCACGAAGCCACGCTGATAAAAACCGGACCCTGCGCTTCGGTGACCGCCAGCATGCCGCGCCCGGTGCGCGGCTTGCCGTACAGATCGGTGACGACCGCGCGTCCGGGCAGGCGCGACACGTCGAGATTCATCACGTTGCCGGCGCCGTAACACCACACGACATACTTCGTCGCGCCGCCGGCCTCGAACTTGAGCACCGCATATTTCTCTTTCTCGTCGATGAACCAGCGCGCGTTCTTCACGCCCGCCGTGAAGCCGAACAGATGCTTCACCGCGTGATACGCCGGCAGCTTCGCGTTGCCCGCATCGAGCAGCCCGAAGTTATGCTCCATCTCGCGCGGGTTCGTGCCGTCGTTGCGCATGTCGTAATACGAGGTCAGGCCGACTTGCGCGATCCAGTTCATCAGAAAGAGCCGCACCGCATACTTCGCCTGACGCGCACGCGCTTCGGGCGAATGACCATCTGCAATGTCCGCTACATATTCGTATGCATAGCTTGGGTATGACCATTCGGTGGCCCACACTTGCGGACGCTTCGCGTAGGTCGAGAGGTCTTCGCGCAATGCCGCGTAGTCGTCGAGCACGGTCTCCGGATATTGCTGGCGATACGGATGCACGCTCACCGCATCCGGTCCGCTGCGCGACTTCGCGGCACTCATGTCGCCGACCGCGCGGATGAAGTCGCGATCGACCTGCTGCACGCCGCCCGTGGCGATCGTCACATCGGGATTGGCCGCGCGCGCCGCGCTCACCGCCGTCTCCAGCAACGCGCGATACGCACGCGGCGACGGCGTCGCGAGCCAGTAATCCTTGTGGTCCTGCTCGTTCCACACCTCGAAGCGCACCGGCGCGTTGCGATAGCGAAACACCGCCTGATACACATACGTGCGGAACGCGGCGAGCTGCGGCGCGGACGTCGGCGGCTGATCCGGGCTGAACATGTAATGCTTGTAGCCGAGGATGAAGAGCGCGCCCAGGCCGCGCGCCGAGAGATTTGAGACGAGCCCGTCGAACGTGCCGAAGTGCCAGCCGTCGGGTGCCTGCACCGCTTCCCAGAACAGGTCGGTGCGCACGAACGAGAAGCCGACATCCTTCACGGCGTCGAGCAGACGCGGATCGTTGATCTCGTGAATCGCGACGCCCGTGTTCGCGCGCGACGCCGCGAACTTCGGTACGGCGGCATACGGCACTTCGGCGGAATTCGCCGCGCCGTCGAGCGTGACCGTCGGCGCGGGCGACGCCGCGAGCAGCGCGCCGCAAAACGCGAGGAGCACGGCAAGCGTCACGCGGCGCGCCATGCGAGGACCGGGGCGCATCACGTCAGATGCCTCCCGAAGCTGCCGCGCGAGGCGTCCAGCAACGCATCGTGATGACGCTCGACGCCCCGCTCATCGACGACAAAGCCATTCGCGCGCATCGACGGATGTGCCGGCATGCGGCTCATCTGGCTGAAGGTTTCCGGCACGCTCTCGCGCAGATAGCGGATCGTGATGCCGAGGAACAGCAGGCAGCCGATGGATTCGCAGATGTCCGTGCTCGCGCAGGCGAACAGCAGATAGAGCAGCATCGCCCAGGAAGCGCGGTCGGTCGGCTCGGCCTTGAGCATCAGACGCACGAGCGCCCAGACCAGCACCAGCGCGCCGAAGAAGCCGAAGCTCGCGACCGCGTAGAGCACCGTGTTGTCCGCATACGCCACGTTGAAGCCGAAGGCGCTCTCGTAGTAGGTTGCCGCCGAACCGAAGCCGCCCGGCCCGAGACCGAGCCAGATGCGGTTGTCCTTGAGCAGCCCTTCGATCAGGAGCGGCCACGTATTCCACATGCGGTCCTGAAACGATGCCAGCGTCGTATAGCCGGTGCCCGCGAGATTGATCGCCGAGGTGGCGAGGAACGTCACGATCGGGAAGGCCACCGCGAAGCCGGCGGCCCACAGGCAGGCGCGCTTGATCGTCGACGAGGCGAGGAAGCAATGCGCGATGACAACGAGCGCAAGCGCAACCGGCGCCGTCTTGTTGGTGGTCGCGTAGACCGCCGCGCCCGCGCATCCGAGCAATGCGAGTTGCAGCAGCTTCGAGCGGGTGCGCATCAGCAGGAAAGTCGTGAGCAGCCCGACCATCAGGCCGGTCGATGCGCTGTCGCGGCCGAAGCCGGTGAGACGCGAGGCGACGCCCACATACGACGACATCGCCACCGAAACGTTGTGGCCGCCCACCGAAACGCTCTGCCCGACCCACGGCATCGGCGAATAGCTGTTCAGCAGCAGCCCGACGAAGCTCAGCGCCGCCAGCACGAAGATGGCCACGCGCGCCCCGCCGCCGTTGAGCAGCGCAAGCGCCTGGGGCGATGCGGTCAGCGCGAAGAGCATCGGCATGACGGTCCAGACCCAGAAGCCGACAGCCTCGGGCGCAACGCCGTGAGACAGCGACACGAAAGACTGCGCGAGCAGATACAGCGCGATGATCGCGTGGCTCGCTTTCGGCCGCTTGAGCAGGATATAGAGCACCCAGGCGAGCATCAGCACCTTGGGCAGATAGGTGGCCGGCGCCGCGCCGACCAGCGATGTGGCATAGCGGATCACGCCCGACAGCACGTCGCTCGCCACGGCGACGATAAAAGTCGCCACCCAGAGTCTGTCTTCCAGCGATGCCCTGTTCATTGAATCCCCGGATGTCCGTGTTCGGATCGTCGTTTCGTTGTTTTTCGCCTGACCGCCGGACGCGTCGTTGTGATGTGCAAGCGTCGTGCGATAGGCGAGTCGAGCCTGGCCGGGCTCGTTGATGTCCGAAAATTACCCGTCCGCTTAATCGCGCTCCGTGCGCGGACGCACGTATGCGCCGGGAGCGAGCGCGGCCAACGTTTGCTGTGTCGGCTGGCGCTCATAAAGCGGTCGCGAAAAGCATCGGGTGGTGCTATCGGGCGGTGCTATCAGGTGATGCTATCGAGCGGCCCGTCGCGCGAAATTTGTCGTACCGCTCCGGGTTTCTCCGATGTGCGGGGCGCCGCGTGTCGCGTGCGCCGTCGTACATTCGGCGCGCGGCCTCAACGATAGGATTGCCGAACAAAGTACAGAAAATGTACTGACTGGTTAGTGCCCGCGACGACGGACACAACTGGACGGGACGGGTTGACAGGAACCCGAAAGCAAAACAAAACAGATTCGCACAACAAGAAACCGCCATGAGCGAGACCAACAGGCACACCGGTAAGCGCACCGACCAGCGCACGGATCAGCACGCGTGGGCAGCATGGCCGCCGGATGGACAGACCGCCATCGGCATCGGCGGCGGCGCGGCTCCGGGAAACCCGCTCAACCTCTGCGCCCGACGAAGCGCGCACGGCACGCACGCGGCCTCCCGTCGCGTTCGACAGCGAAGCTCGCGCCCCTTCCCGTCGCGACGACACGACAGCCATCACGAGAACGCCCGCCGCTGACGCGTCGTCACGCTGCGCATCGATCTGCAAGCCAATCTGCCAGCCAGTCGCAGTTTCACTTACCGCTATATTTCGGGGTGCATATGAAAAAACAAGATCATGACGCGTTGCAGCGCGCGTGCCGGGGCGAACTGGCTGTCTTCGAATCGGTGGTGCCGGAACAGTTGCTTGCCGAGATCAAGTCGAAGCTCGACGTCGCCCATGACGCCACGCCCGATCACAAGCAGTTTTTCACGAGCGCGAAGGACGTGCTCCACACGTTGCGCGAAATCCCGAAGTTCAAGGAACTGGAAAGCGAGTCGGTGCGACTGGCGTCCGACTGGGTCGAGTCGACCTTGAAGGCGAAGGCCGCGATGGGCCCGTGGTTCGGTCTGCGCGTCGGCAGCCCCACGACGGATTCGAACAGCCATTGCCGCCACTACGATTCGCACGTGCTCACGCTCGTGATCCTGCTGCAATCCGCCGACGACGAACGCGCGGGCGATCTCATCGCCTATACCAGGCCGCGCCGTCTGCCGGGCCGCACGCGCAATCTCTTCACCAAAAGCCTGCAGTGGAGCGAGCGCAACATGCCCCTCCCGCTACGCCTCGCGCGAACGCAACGGCATCTCGATCAGGGCATCTGCACGCGTATCAAGGGCAAGCCCGGCAGCGTGTTCGTGTTCAACGGCTTTCTGATGCAGCACTGCAATCTCGACGTGATGAACGGCGAGCGCCGCAGTCTGATCGTTCACTATCTCGATCCGGGACTCTCGATGGGACTCTCCGCCCTCAACCGCTTCCGCCGCGATTTCGCGCCGCCGACCGAGCCGGTGCGCCCGGTCGAGCCCGTCACCGGCATGGACGCGACCTGATCAAATGAAGCGCGTCTCGAGCGTCTGCGGGATCGGCATGCTGCGCGTGAGCGCGCACGTCGGCGTGTCGTGGTGCGGGCCGCGCACGTAACTCTCCAGTTGATCGATGGCGAACTGCTGCTCCTCGATCAAATGCCGCACCATGTCGCCGATCGACACCATGCCGATCAGCCGTCCGCCTTCCATCACCGGCAGATGACGGATGCGGTACCGCGTGATGAGCGCCATGCATTCTTCGGCGCTCGTGCGCAGGCTCACGGACATCACCGGCGCGGTCATGATTTCGCAGACCGTGGTGGTGCGCGAAACCTTGTCCTGCAGGATCACCTTGCGCGCATAGTCGCGCTCGGTGACGATGCCGCACACCGCGTCGCCCACCGTGACCACGAGCGCGCCCACCTGAACCTTCGACATCAACGCGACTGCCTCGAAGACACTCGCTTCGGCATCGATCGTATGCACCGATGCGTCGGACTTCGCTCTCAGGATCTGCTTCACCGTTGCCATTGCCGTTCTCCGTGTTGTCTCTGCTGTCCGCAACGTGCGGGTTGTGCTGCATCTCGCGCATCCGCTCAATCGAAATCGAACAGATCGCCGAGAAATGACTTCTTGCGGCGCGGATGCTCACGCCGCACGCGCGCATCTCCATAGCGGTAATTCTCTTGATGGTGTTCTTCCGTGCGATGCGGCCGCCGCTCGCGCTCCTGCTCGCGCCATTCCGCGCGCTCGGCCTGCACTTCGGCGAGCGCGGCTTGCTCCGCGCGGCGAATCAGCTGATCGAGTTCGCCACGGTCGAGCCAGATGCCGCGGCACTGCGGGCAATAGTCGATCTCGATGCCTTCCCGCACGCTCATCAGCAGCTCGGTCGCCGGACACACTGGGCACTTCATATCGAATCCTTTCTGTTTGCTTTCGATGTAAGCAATGTAGCGAAAGGACGCATATCGAAAAATGCGAAATTACGGGGGAATAGGTTCGTAAAAACCGAAGTTGACGACGTGGGGCGAGAAGCACGACACACTTCGCACCAAATCTGTGCATACAAAAGTTGAAATAATGGAGCTGACTTGCGATCCGTCTCAAAAATGCGCAAGCTTTCGGTCTGAAGCGGCACGCGCCGCACGACAGAACCCAATAGCCAAGGCAATCCCATGTCCGACAGATCCGCGATGAGTGACGAACGCGAAGGCTCCGACGCGCCCGATCTCCTGTATCTCCTGCAAGGCGTCGACGATTTCAGCCGTTTCGTCTTTCCCGACAGCGAAGCGCTGTTCAAGAGCCTCGCGCGTCGGCAGACGCCGCACACGCTGTTCATCACCTGTGCGGATTCGCGCGTGTCGCCGGAGATGATCACGCAGACGCGTCCCGGCGAGCTGTTCGTATGCCGCAACATCGGCAATATCGTGCCGGCTTATGGCGAGATGCTGGGCGGCGTGTCGGCGGTGGTCGAATACGCGGTGCTCGCGCTCAATGTGCGGCAGATCGTGATTTGCGGCCACTCGGATTGCGGCGCGATGAAGGGACTCGCGTCAGGCGCGACCATCGCCGATGAAATGCCGACGGTGCACGCGTGGCTGCGCAATGCGGAAGCGGCGCGCAGCGTCGTGATGGCGCGCAAGCTCGAAGAGGAGCGCATCGTGCATGCGATGGTCGAGGAGAACATCCGCCTGCAGCTGACGCATTTGCGCACGCATCCGGCGGTCGCGGGACATCTCGCGCTCGGCAAGCTGCAGGTTCAGGGCTGGGTGTACGACATCGGGCGCGGCAAGGTGTCGGTGTACGACGAAGCGGAGAGCAGGTTCGAATCGCTCGAAGACGCGCGCCTGCGGATGCTGCGCCGCGCCGCGCGCTAGGCGGCGCGGCGTGCTTCGCGTAAGGGTTGCGTGAGCGTTACTGCACGCCCTTCTTCGCGGCGAGTTCCTGTGCCATTTTCAGGTGCTGCTGAATCGTCGGCAGCGCCTTTTGCGCGGCTTCCTTCAGTTTGGCGTTCTGTCCTTCCTGCGCTTCCTTCTGGAAGACCTGCACCGCCTCCTGATGTCCCTGCACGCCGACCTTCTGGATATACGCGGCATCGAATTCCTTGCCGTGCAGCGCCTTGAGCGATTCGATCGTGGACGGGTCCGAGTTGCTCATCGGCACCGTGACGCCGTGGGGCGCGGCCATCTTCAGCTGAAGCGCGAGCCGCGTGTGATCGATCATCATGTGATGCGCGAAGTCTTTCACGTCCTTGTCCTGCGATTGCTTGGTCGCGAGCTTGGCTGCGTCGATTTCCGTCGATCCCGCCGCGGACGCCGCCTGTACGAAAGCCTTATCCACGGGCGGCAGATCGTTGGCCATCGTCGTGCTGGCTGCCTCGGTCT
It encodes the following:
- a CDS encoding cellulase family glycosylhydrolase is translated as MMRPGPRMARRVTLAVLLAFCGALLAASPAPTVTLDGAANSAEVPYAAVPKFAASRANTGVAIHEINDPRLLDAVKDVGFSFVRTDLFWEAVQAPDGWHFGTFDGLVSNLSARGLGALFILGYKHYMFSPDQPPTSAPQLAAFRTYVYQAVFRYRNAPVRFEVWNEQDHKDYWLATPSPRAYRALLETAVSAARAANPDVTIATGGVQQVDRDFIRAVGDMSAAKSRSGPDAVSVHPYRQQYPETVLDDYAALREDLSTYAKRPQVWATEWSYPSYAYEYVADIADGHSPEARARQAKYAVRLFLMNWIAQVGLTSYYDMRNDGTNPREMEHNFGLLDAGNAKLPAYHAVKHLFGFTAGVKNARWFIDEKEKYAVLKFEAGGATKYVVWCYGAGNVMNLDVSRLPGRAVVTDLYGKPRTGRGMLAVTEAQGPVFISVAS
- a CDS encoding O-antigen ligase family protein codes for the protein MNRASLEDRLWVATFIVAVASDVLSGVIRYATSLVGAAPATYLPKVLMLAWVLYILLKRPKASHAIIALYLLAQSFVSLSHGVAPEAVGFWVWTVMPMLFALTASPQALALLNGGGARVAIFVLAALSFVGLLLNSYSPMPWVGQSVSVGGHNVSVAMSSYVGVASRLTGFGRDSASTGLMVGLLTTFLLMRTRSKLLQLALLGCAGAAVYATTNKTAPVALALVVIAHCFLASSTIKRACLWAAGFAVAFPIVTFLATSAINLAGTGYTTLASFQDRMWNTWPLLIEGLLKDNRIWLGLGPGGFGSAATYYESAFGFNVAYADNTVLYAVASFGFFGALVLVWALVRLMLKAEPTDRASWAMLLYLLFACASTDICESIGCLLFLGITIRYLRESVPETFSQMSRMPAHPSMRANGFVVDERGVERHHDALLDASRGSFGRHLT
- a CDS encoding CBS domain-containing protein — translated: MATVKQILRAKSDASVHTIDAEASVFEAVALMSKVQVGALVVTVGDAVCGIVTERDYARKVILQDKVSRTTTVCEIMTAPVMSVSLRTSAEECMALITRYRIRHLPVMEGGRLIGMVSIGDMVRHLIEEQQFAIDQLESYVRGPHHDTPTCALTRSMPIPQTLETRFI
- a CDS encoding TFIIB-type zinc ribbon-containing protein translates to MKCPVCPATELLMSVREGIEIDYCPQCRGIWLDRGELDQLIRRAEQAALAEVQAERAEWREQERERRPHRTEEHHQENYRYGDARVRREHPRRKKSFLGDLFDFD
- a CDS encoding carbonic anhydrase, with the translated sequence MSDRSAMSDEREGSDAPDLLYLLQGVDDFSRFVFPDSEALFKSLARRQTPHTLFITCADSRVSPEMITQTRPGELFVCRNIGNIVPAYGEMLGGVSAVVEYAVLALNVRQIVICGHSDCGAMKGLASGATIADEMPTVHAWLRNAEAARSVVMARKLEEERIVHAMVEENIRLQLTHLRTHPAVAGHLALGKLQVQGWVYDIGRGKVSVYDEAESRFESLEDARLRMLRRAAR
- a CDS encoding DUF4142 domain-containing protein; amino-acid sequence: MKRNATLFAALASTILVAAAPVALAQTEAASTTMANDLPPVDKAFVQAASAAGSTEIDAAKLATKQSQDKDVKDFAHHMMIDHTRLALQLKMAAPHGVTVPMSNSDPSTIESLKALHGKEFDAAYIQKVGVQGHQEAVQVFQKEAQEGQNAKLKEAAQKALPTIQQHLKMAQELAAKKGVQ